Proteins encoded by one window of Cloeon dipterum chromosome 2, ieCloDipt1.1, whole genome shotgun sequence:
- the LOC135936797 gene encoding histone H4 transcription factor-like translates to MASESLQERLTCIYCDAFFTTKSGLRQHTRLKHADVQIRCDHFHCPTYFRTPEEKRQHGLTEHVVHVGCPYCDKVVKNLGQHIRNIHPEKLSFKCPFKNCRGYFGSDAEKDAHLEREHQSNWEKRKRCQFCTYTTLRSHNLERHMNNKHLELRISDYVNELRQKYSTQL, encoded by the coding sequence ATGGCCAGTGAATCGCTGCAGGAGAGGCTGACCTGCATTTACTGCGATGCGTTCTTCACGACCAAGTCGGGTTTGCGGCAGCACACGCGACTGAAGCACGCAGACGTGCAGATCCGGTGCGACCACTTCCACTGTCCCACCTACTTTCGCACGCCCGAGGAGAAGCGGCAGCACGGGTTGACCGAGCACGTGGTGCACGTCGGCTGCCCCTACTGCGACAAGGTGGTGAAGAACCTGGGCCAGCACATCCGTAACATCCACCCTGAGAAACTGAGCTTCAAATGTCCCTTCAAGAACTGCCGCGGCTACTTCGGCTCGGACGCCGAGAAGGATGCGCATTTGGAACGAGAACACCAGAGCAACTGGGAAAAACGCAAACGATGCCAATTCTGCACGTACACCACCCTGCGCTCGCACAACCTCGAGAGGCACATGAACAACAAGCACCTTGAACTCCGCATCTCTGATTACGTGAATGAGCTCAGGCAGAAGTACAGCACGCAGCTTTGA